The following coding sequences lie in one Cyanobacterium sp. Dongsha4 genomic window:
- a CDS encoding DUF4327 family protein yields MPRKQVIHPMVKLQQKVSSLVNSQIISPDDSIGKIALLFGSDWAFLKSELISFGFSMQDPVRDLLVVQKWDD; encoded by the coding sequence ATGCCTAGAAAGCAAGTAATTCACCCAATGGTGAAGTTGCAACAAAAAGTGTCTTCTTTAGTAAATTCACAGATTATAAGTCCTGATGATAGTATAGGAAAAATAGCTCTGCTTTTCGGCAGTGATTGGGCTTTTCTGAAATCAGAATTAATATCCTTTGGTTTTTCAATGCAAGATCCTGTTCGTGACTTATTAGTAGTACAAAAATGGGATGATTAA
- a CDS encoding HAD-IIB family hydrolase: MLFIFTDLDGTLLNQNDYRYDDALPILGVLENKNIPVIPVTSKTKAEVESLCNKIGLNSPFITENGSGIFIPKGDFRFDTTQALTTDLYKYISLGLDYHNARGILGEISQKLKTDLVGFGDLSPEDIVNLTGLSLNEAILAKKRDFTEPFLTPKHINADLLQNIAKEYQTTIVVGDRFSHLISEKAGKGNAVKWLLNHYHNREEKIATIGLGNSPNDISLLENVDIPIIIPNPDGVHKGLQNKNWQVAPHSGSKGWSQIITEIILGHKI, from the coding sequence ATGCTATTTATTTTTACAGACTTAGATGGTACATTACTCAATCAAAATGACTATCGTTACGATGATGCCTTGCCAATTTTAGGGGTTTTAGAGAATAAAAATATTCCCGTTATCCCCGTCACCAGTAAAACAAAAGCGGAAGTTGAAAGTCTATGTAATAAAATAGGCTTAAATAGTCCTTTTATTACTGAAAATGGTAGCGGTATTTTTATCCCAAAAGGTGATTTTCGTTTTGATACAACACAAGCATTAACTACAGATTTGTATAAGTATATAAGTTTAGGTCTTGATTATCATAACGCCAGAGGTATTTTAGGGGAAATATCTCAAAAGTTAAAAACTGATTTAGTGGGTTTTGGGGACTTATCTCCAGAAGATATTGTTAATTTAACTGGTTTATCTTTAAATGAAGCGATTTTAGCCAAAAAAAGAGATTTTACAGAGCCTTTTCTTACTCCTAAGCACATTAATGCCGACTTATTACAAAATATTGCCAAAGAATATCAAACTACAATAGTAGTGGGCGATCGCTTCTCCCATTTAATTAGTGAAAAAGCGGGGAAGGGAAACGCAGTGAAATGGCTACTCAATCATTACCATAACCGTGAGGAAAAAATAGCAACTATAGGTTTGGGGAATAGTCCCAATGATATTAGTTTATTAGAAAACGTAGATATTCCTATTATCATCCCGAATCCTGATGGAGTACACAAAGGATTACAAAATAAGAATTGGCAAGTTGCCCCCCATAGCGGCAGTAAAGGATGGAGTCAAATTATTACAGAAATAATTTTAGGTCATAAAATATGA